A region of Bacillus cabrialesii DNA encodes the following proteins:
- the yfmF gene encoding Fe(3+)-citrate ABC transporter ATP-binding protein YfmF, whose product MGKLAADQLTLSYDSTVIIDGVDLKIEEGKITALIGANGCGKSTILKSLARLMEPKSGTVLLEGKDIHRQPSKEVAKKLAILPQSPQAPEGLTVEELCYFGRHPHKKLLSKHTQEDHDMVEWALDATGMNELKERTLDALSGGQRQRAWISMALAQGTDLLLLDEPTTYLDISHQIEVLELLKKLNRDHGRTVVMVLHDLNQAAQYADYLISVLDGKIYNAGTPEDVFTQPFFREVFGLECCIMRSPIDQKPMCLPTGLCPKLRA is encoded by the coding sequence ATGGGAAAATTGGCTGCAGACCAGCTCACTCTTTCATATGACAGCACAGTGATTATTGACGGAGTCGACCTAAAGATAGAAGAAGGTAAAATCACTGCGCTCATCGGCGCCAATGGCTGCGGGAAATCAACAATCCTCAAATCGCTCGCCAGGCTGATGGAACCAAAAAGCGGTACGGTCCTGTTAGAAGGAAAAGATATCCACCGCCAGCCTTCAAAAGAAGTCGCAAAAAAGCTGGCCATTCTTCCTCAATCTCCTCAGGCGCCTGAAGGATTGACGGTAGAGGAATTATGCTATTTCGGCAGACATCCTCACAAAAAGCTGTTATCCAAGCATACCCAAGAGGATCATGACATGGTAGAGTGGGCGCTGGACGCAACGGGAATGAATGAGCTGAAGGAGCGGACGCTGGATGCCCTGTCAGGCGGACAAAGACAAAGAGCATGGATTTCCATGGCGCTTGCTCAAGGCACTGATTTGCTTTTGCTTGATGAACCGACCACGTATTTAGACATTTCACACCAGATAGAAGTGCTTGAGCTGCTGAAAAAGCTGAACCGCGATCATGGCCGCACCGTTGTGATGGTGCTCCATGATTTAAACCAGGCTGCTCAATATGCCGACTATCTGATCAGTGTGCTGGACGGAAAAATATACAATGCCGGAACACCGGAAGATGTGTTTACCCAGCCATTTTTCCGTGAAGTCTTCGGCTTGGAATGTTGCATTATGAGAAGCCCGATCGACCAGAAGCCAATGTGCCTGCCGACGGGACTGTGCCCGAAATTACGGGCGTGA
- the yfmE gene encoding Fe(3+)-citrate ABC transporter permease YfmE codes for MKKTTRKQKRPLLAILILAVLLIVLSVISIGFGALYITPDAVVTNLLGVDHSFEFIIQQYRLPRILLAILAGAGLAAAGAILQGVIRNPLASPDVVGISKGSGLAAMAVILIFPESPVYVLPFSAFAGAAIIAVLLLMIARKKSIQPSSLALSGIALGAVCHAGMQYMMVKFPGDVNAALIWLTGSLWGRNWEEVKLLAPWLLILFPIVCILIPKLDLMSLGDELAQGLGENANRLRFILIFTAVALAGSCVAVVGSIGFIGLLAPHIARRLTGEKAKYLLPASALIGAIILLIADTLGRGIMPPVEIPAGILTAVIGAPYFLYLLKFEARKQ; via the coding sequence ATGAAGAAAACAACCAGAAAACAAAAACGCCCCTTGCTGGCGATACTCATATTGGCCGTGCTTCTGATCGTTCTGTCCGTCATCAGCATCGGCTTCGGCGCGTTATACATTACACCGGATGCGGTGGTCACGAATTTGCTTGGAGTGGATCATTCCTTTGAATTCATCATCCAGCAATACCGCCTTCCCCGGATACTATTAGCGATTTTAGCCGGCGCCGGGCTTGCCGCGGCCGGAGCGATTTTACAGGGTGTCATCCGAAATCCGCTCGCTTCTCCGGACGTTGTCGGGATTTCTAAAGGGTCCGGACTTGCGGCGATGGCTGTTATTCTGATCTTTCCTGAATCACCGGTGTACGTGCTTCCGTTCTCCGCATTTGCCGGAGCAGCCATTATTGCTGTACTATTATTAATGATAGCCCGCAAAAAAAGCATTCAGCCCTCTTCACTGGCTTTATCAGGCATCGCCTTAGGCGCGGTCTGCCACGCCGGGATGCAATATATGATGGTCAAGTTTCCGGGCGATGTGAATGCTGCACTCATTTGGCTGACAGGCAGCCTCTGGGGAAGAAACTGGGAAGAAGTCAAGCTGCTAGCGCCATGGCTTTTGATTCTTTTTCCGATCGTCTGCATTCTCATACCGAAGCTGGATCTGATGTCACTCGGTGATGAGCTTGCGCAGGGTCTTGGAGAAAACGCGAACCGGCTGAGATTCATCCTGATTTTCACCGCGGTTGCACTGGCGGGAAGCTGTGTAGCCGTCGTCGGCTCAATCGGTTTTATCGGCTTGCTTGCTCCGCATATCGCCAGACGGCTTACCGGAGAAAAAGCCAAATATTTACTGCCTGCATCGGCATTGATTGGTGCTATTATATTATTAATTGCAGATACGTTAGGGCGCGGCATCATGCCTCCGGTTGAAATACCGGCCGGAATATTGACAGCCGTGATCGGCGCGCCTTATTTCTTATATTTATTGAAATTCGAAGCGAGGAAACAGTAG
- the fecD gene encoding Fe(3+) dicitrate ABC transporter permease FecD produces MYHSAKRRSSSRLMMFIIALIILIFGLGLNLSVGASDIGIIDSLKYLFVWDGSKEQLIISTLRLPRTLIGVFVGASLAVAGALMQAMTRNPLASPQIFGVNAGASLFVVASLVILPASPYSSVVFAFAGAAAGGAIVYMIASSGGMTPVKLALSGMAVHLFLSSMTQAIIILNESGEDVLYWMTGAIDGSNWHDVMTIAPFSVIGIGLALVFSGSVSVLGLGDETAKGLGQNMSGIRILISFIILILSGASVAVAGPIGFVGLLVPHIVRKLIGEHYQYVLPFSALFGAILLVYADVLARWIAFPYESPVGIVTAIIGTPFFLYLARKGRNLK; encoded by the coding sequence TTGTATCATTCAGCCAAACGGCGCTCATCATCAAGACTGATGATGTTCATCATCGCACTGATCATTTTAATATTCGGGCTTGGGCTGAATCTTTCAGTAGGAGCCTCAGACATCGGCATCATAGATTCATTGAAATATCTTTTTGTATGGGACGGTTCAAAGGAACAGCTCATCATCTCCACTCTTCGCCTTCCTCGCACATTAATCGGCGTTTTCGTCGGCGCCAGCCTGGCCGTAGCAGGGGCGCTGATGCAGGCCATGACCAGAAACCCTCTGGCTTCACCTCAAATTTTCGGTGTGAATGCAGGCGCATCGCTTTTTGTCGTTGCTTCTCTCGTCATTCTGCCGGCATCGCCCTATTCCTCCGTTGTATTCGCTTTTGCGGGTGCGGCAGCAGGCGGCGCGATTGTGTATATGATTGCCTCATCCGGCGGAATGACGCCTGTTAAGCTGGCGCTGTCGGGAATGGCGGTGCATTTGTTCCTTTCCTCCATGACACAGGCCATCATTATTTTAAATGAGTCGGGAGAAGATGTTTTGTACTGGATGACAGGCGCGATTGACGGCAGCAATTGGCACGACGTCATGACCATCGCTCCGTTTTCCGTCATCGGCATCGGGCTGGCCCTCGTGTTTTCCGGTTCTGTTTCTGTACTTGGTCTCGGAGACGAGACAGCAAAAGGGCTTGGACAAAATATGAGCGGCATCCGGATTCTGATCAGCTTTATCATTTTAATTCTTTCCGGCGCTTCCGTAGCCGTCGCCGGGCCGATCGGCTTTGTCGGACTGCTCGTTCCGCATATTGTCCGCAAGCTGATCGGAGAACATTATCAATACGTGCTTCCGTTTTCGGCGCTGTTCGGTGCCATTTTGCTGGTGTACGCCGATGTTCTGGCCAGATGGATTGCATTCCCTTATGAATCACCGGTCGGCATCGTCACCGCGATTATCGGGACTCCGTTCTTCTTATACTTGGCAAGGAAAGGGCGAAATCTGAAATGA
- the yfmC gene encoding Fe(3+)-citrate ABC transporter substrate-binding protein YfmC: MRTYSNKLIGIMSVLLIACFIVSGCSSSQNNSGSSESKSKDSRVIQHEEGKTPVSGTPKRVVVLELSFLDAVYNLGITPVGIADDNKKDMIKKLVGSSIDYTSVGTRSEPNLEVISSLKPDLIIADAERHKNIYKQLKKIAPTIELKSREATYDETIDSFTTIAKALNKEDEGKEKLAEHNKVINGLKAELPKDENRNIVLGVARADSFQLHTSSSYDGEIFKMLGFAHAVKSKEAYQEVSLEQLSKIDPDILFISANEGKTIVDEWKTNPLWKNLKAVKNGQVYDADRDTWTRFRGIKSSETSAKDVLKKVYNK; this comes from the coding sequence ATGCGCACCTATTCTAACAAGTTGATTGGCATCATGAGTGTTTTATTGATCGCCTGCTTCATTGTATCCGGCTGTTCATCAAGCCAGAATAACAGCGGAAGCAGCGAAAGCAAGTCTAAGGATTCAAGAGTGATCCAGCACGAAGAAGGAAAAACGCCAGTGAGCGGCACACCGAAACGGGTGGTTGTCCTCGAGCTTTCATTCTTGGATGCTGTCTACAATCTCGGCATTACACCTGTGGGCATCGCCGATGACAACAAAAAAGATATGATTAAAAAGCTTGTCGGCAGCTCAATTGATTATACATCTGTCGGCACACGCAGCGAACCCAATTTAGAGGTTATCAGCTCCTTGAAGCCAGATTTAATCATCGCTGATGCTGAACGCCATAAAAACATTTATAAACAGCTGAAAAAAATCGCCCCGACGATTGAATTAAAAAGCCGGGAAGCGACATACGACGAAACAATCGACAGCTTTACAACCATTGCTAAAGCATTAAATAAAGAAGATGAAGGAAAAGAAAAGCTTGCCGAGCACAACAAAGTCATCAACGGCCTGAAAGCGGAGCTTCCAAAAGATGAAAACCGCAACATTGTTCTCGGGGTTGCAAGAGCAGATTCCTTCCAGCTTCATACGTCATCATCTTATGACGGAGAAATCTTTAAAATGCTTGGCTTTGCACACGCTGTGAAGTCAAAAGAAGCCTATCAAGAGGTAAGCCTCGAGCAATTGAGCAAAATCGATCCTGACATTTTGTTTATCTCAGCCAACGAAGGCAAGACCATTGTAGACGAGTGGAAAACGAACCCGCTCTGGAAAAATCTAAAAGCGGTGAAAAACGGACAAGTCTATGATGCCGACCGTGACACTTGGACAAGATTCAGAGGCATCAAGTCTAGTGAAACAAGCGCCAAAGACGTGCTTAAAAAAGTGTATAATAAGTAA
- a CDS encoding DUF3212 family protein, translating to MQYFSPEQQYNAWVVSDLVKQIFHQRSGCSPGIHELAVFAEEHFQIDIDFVFSIIMNIGDIEFAFTEEIEKKLSGYLSALLPYVNADMLETSKANANAFLSRRHGNAVYHLFVSDDAIMRKQ from the coding sequence ATGCAATATTTTTCACCAGAACAGCAATACAATGCTTGGGTTGTGAGTGATTTAGTCAAACAGATTTTCCATCAGCGATCCGGCTGTTCACCCGGAATTCATGAGCTTGCGGTCTTTGCTGAGGAACATTTTCAAATTGATATCGACTTTGTTTTCTCTATTATCATGAATATCGGCGACATTGAATTCGCGTTCACAGAAGAAATAGAAAAGAAATTGTCCGGCTATCTCAGCGCTCTCCTTCCATATGTCAATGCTGATATGCTTGAAACCTCTAAAGCCAATGCCAATGCGTTCTTATCCCGCAGACATGGCAATGCGGTATACCATTTATTTGTGTCTGATGATGCTATCATGAGAAAGCAGTAA
- a CDS encoding general stress protein, with product MKPVVKEYTNDEQLMKDVEELQQMGVAKEDVYVLAHDDDRTERLADNTNANTIGAKETGFKHAVGNMFNKKGDELRNKIHEIGFSEDEAAQFEKRLDEGKVLLFVTDNEKVKSWA from the coding sequence ATGAAACCAGTTGTAAAAGAGTATACAAACGACGAACAGCTCATGAAGGATGTAGAAGAATTACAGCAGATGGGTGTTGCAAAAGAGGATGTATACGTCTTAGCTCACGACGATGACAGAACGGAACGGTTGGCAGACAACACGAACGCCAACACCATCGGAGCCAAAGAAACAGGTTTCAAGCACGCGGTAGGCAACATGTTTAATAAAAAAGGAGACGAACTCCGCAATAAAATTCATGAAATCGGTTTTTCTGAAGATGAGGCCGCTCAATTCGAAAAACGATTAGATGAAGGGAAAGTGCTTCTCTTTGTGACAGACAATGAAAAAGTGAAATCCTGGGCATAA
- a CDS encoding pectate lyase: MKKVMLATALFLGLTPAGANAADIGHQTLGSNDGWGAYSTGTTGGSKASSSNVYTVSNRNQLVSALGKDTNTTPKIIYIKGTIDMNVDDNLKPLGLNEYKDPEYDLDKYLKAYDPSTWGKKEPSGTQEEARARSQKNQKARVMVDIPANTTIVGSGTNAKVVGGNFQIKSDNVIIRNIEFQDAYDYFPQWDPTDGSSGNWNSQYDNITINGGTHVWIDHCTFNDGSRPDSTSPKYFGRKYQHHDGQTDASNGANYITMSYNYYHDHDKSSIFGSSDSKTSDDGKLKITLHHNRYKNIVQRAPRVRFGQVHVYNNYYEGSTSSSDYAFSYTWGIGKSSKIYAQNNAIDVPGLSAAKTISVFSGGTALYDSGTLLNGTQINASAANGLSSSVGWTPSLHGTIDASANVKSNVTAQAGAGKLN; this comes from the coding sequence ATGAAAAAAGTGATGTTAGCCACGGCTCTGTTTTTAGGGTTGACTCCAGCTGGCGCGAACGCGGCTGATATAGGCCATCAAACTTTAGGGTCAAATGATGGCTGGGGCGCGTACTCGACCGGCACGACAGGCGGATCAAAAGCATCGTCCTCGAACGTGTATACCGTCAGCAACAGAAACCAGCTTGTCTCGGCATTAGGCAAGGACACTAACACAACGCCAAAAATCATTTATATCAAGGGAACGATTGACATGAACGTGGATGACAATCTGAAGCCGCTTGGCCTGAATGAATATAAAGATCCAGAGTACGATTTGGACAAATATTTGAAAGCCTATGATCCTAGCACATGGGGCAAAAAAGAGCCGTCGGGAACACAAGAAGAAGCCAGAGCGCGCTCTCAGAAAAACCAAAAAGCACGGGTCATGGTGGATATTCCTGCAAACACAACGATCGTCGGTTCAGGGACTAATGCCAAGGTCGTTGGCGGAAACTTCCAGATTAAGAGTGATAATGTCATCATCCGCAACATCGAATTCCAGGACGCCTATGATTATTTTCCGCAATGGGATCCGACTGATGGCAGCTCAGGAAACTGGAACTCACAATACGACAACATCACGATAAACGGCGGCACGCATGTATGGATTGACCATTGTACATTTAATGACGGCTCACGTCCGGACAGCACATCGCCAAAGTATTTCGGCAGAAAATATCAGCACCATGACGGACAAACCGATGCTTCTAACGGCGCTAACTATATCACGATGTCTTACAACTATTATCACGATCATGATAAAAGCTCCATTTTCGGATCAAGCGACAGCAAAACATCTGATGACGGCAAATTAAAAATCACGCTGCATCATAACCGCTATAAAAATATCGTTCAGCGCGCACCGAGAGTCCGCTTCGGGCAGGTGCACGTATACAACAACTATTATGAAGGAAGCACTAGCTCCTCAGATTATGCCTTCAGCTATACATGGGGAATCGGAAAGTCTTCTAAAATCTATGCTCAAAATAATGCCATTGACGTGCCGGGACTGTCAGCTGCTAAAACGATCAGCGTGTTCAGCGGAGGAACGGCTTTATATGATTCTGGAACATTGCTGAATGGCACACAGATCAACGCATCGGCTGCAAACGGGCTGAGCTCTTCTGTCGGCTGGACGCCATCTCTGCACGGCACAATCGATGCTTCCGCGAATGTGAAATCGAATGTTACAGCTCAAGCGGGTGCGGGTAAACTAAATTAA
- a CDS encoding anion permease, which produces MASEKDAGKQSAVKLVPLLITVAVGLIIWFIPAPSGLEPKAWHLFAIFVATIIGFISKPLPMGAIAIFALAVTALTGTLSIEDTLSGFGNKTIWLIVIAFFISRGFIKTGLGARISYVFVQKFGKKTLGLSYSLLFSDLILSPAIPSNTARAGGIIFPIIRSLSETFGSSPANGTERKIGAFLLKTGFQGNLITSAMFLTAMAANPLIAKLAHDVAGVDLTWTSWAIAAIVPGLVSLIITPLVIYKLYPPEIKETPDAAKIATEKLKEMGPFKKSELSMVIVFLLVLALWIFGGSFNIDATTTALIGLAVLLLSQVLTWDDIKKEQGAWDTLTWFAALVMLANFLNELGMVSWFSNAMKSSVSGFSWIVAFLILIVVYYYSHYFFASATAHISAMYSAFLAVIVAAGAPPLLAALSLAFFSNLFGSTTHYGAGAAPVFFGAGYVPQSKWWSIGFILSIVHIVVWLVVGGLWWKVLGIW; this is translated from the coding sequence ATGGCTTCAGAAAAAGACGCAGGAAAACAGTCAGCAGTAAAGCTTGTTCCATTGCTTATTACTGTCGCTGTGGGACTAATCATTTGGTTTATTCCCGCTCCGTCCGGACTTGAACCTAAAGCTTGGCATTTGTTTGCGATCTTTGTCGCGACAATTATCGGCTTTATCTCCAAGCCCTTGCCAATGGGTGCAATTGCAATTTTTGCATTGGCGGTTACTGCACTAACTGGAACACTATCCATTGAGGATACATTAAGCGGATTCGGGAATAAGACCATTTGGCTTATCGTAATCGCATTCTTTATTTCCCGGGGATTTATCAAAACCGGGCTCGGTGCGAGAATTTCGTATGTATTCGTTCAGAAATTCGGGAAAAAAACCCTTGGACTTTCTTATTCACTGCTGTTCAGTGATTTAATACTTTCACCTGCAATTCCAAGTAATACGGCGCGTGCAGGAGGCATTATCTTTCCTATTATCAGATCATTATCCGAAACATTCGGATCAAGCCCGGCAAATGGAACAGAGAGAAAAATCGGCGCATTCTTATTAAAAACCGGTTTTCAGGGGAATCTGATCACATCTGCTATGTTCTTAACGGCGATGGCGGCGAACCCGCTGATTGCCAAGCTGGCCCATGATGTCGCAGGGGTGGACTTAACATGGACAAGCTGGGCGATTGCCGCGATTGTTCCGGGACTTGTAAGCTTAATCATTACACCGCTTGTGATTTACAAGCTGTATCCGCCGGAAATCAAAGAGACACCGGATGCGGCGAAAATCGCAACAGAAAAACTGAAAGAAATGGGACCTTTCAAAAAATCAGAGCTTTCCATGGTTATCGTTTTTCTTTTGGTGCTTGCGCTTTGGATTTTTGGCGGCAGCTTCAACATCGACGCAACCACAACCGCATTGATCGGTTTGGCCGTTCTTTTATTATCGCAGGTTCTGACTTGGGATGATATCAAGAAAGAGCAGGGCGCTTGGGATACGCTCACTTGGTTTGCGGCGCTGGTCATGCTGGCCAACTTCCTGAATGAGCTAGGCATGGTGTCTTGGTTCAGTAATGCCATGAAATCATCCGTATCAGGATTCTCTTGGATTGTGGCGTTTTTGATCTTAATTGTTGTGTATTATTACTCCCATTATTTCTTTGCAAGTGCGACAGCCCACATCAGTGCGATGTATTCAGCATTTTTGGCTGTCATCGTCGCAGCGGGCGCGCCGCCGCTTTTAGCAGCGCTGAGCCTCGCATTCTTCAGCAACCTGTTCGGGTCAACGACTCACTACGGTGCTGGAGCGGCTCCAGTCTTCTTCGGAGCAGGCTACGTTCCGCAAAGCAAATGGTGGTCCATCGGATTTATCCTGTCGATCGTCCATATTGTGGTATGGCTTGTGGTCGGCGGATTATGGTGGAAAGTACTGGGAATATGGTAG